The Thermoflavifilum sp. genome contains a region encoding:
- a CDS encoding AraC family transcriptional regulator, whose amino-acid sequence MRIIPFKIPKTRNEFYHYQIDRLKCFYDKLHQHPEVQITYIEKGRGTLIAGDYTGRFAPGDVFIIGSSLPHVFKSDENDHLQQNRPSVGYSLYIDMKAWEQEFWKSNDTLAVAQFFHQCYQAYQCHVSLARQLACRLKRIGRVTGFKRTLEILGLLDMIYEHREKMHMLSDGGWLKIIPETEDTRMSRIIRFTLEAYHRPISLQEVARVANLSVEAFCRYFKTHTRKTYISFLNEVRIHHACRLLAEKEFTFSEIAYQVGFSNLSYFNRIFKRVTHKTPGEYALMLEKP is encoded by the coding sequence ATGCGTATCATTCCTTTTAAGATTCCGAAGACCCGGAATGAATTTTATCATTATCAGATCGATCGGCTGAAGTGTTTCTATGATAAGCTGCATCAGCATCCTGAGGTGCAGATAACTTATATTGAAAAAGGGCGGGGCACGCTCATTGCTGGCGATTATACAGGTCGTTTTGCACCGGGCGATGTGTTTATCATTGGTTCTTCATTGCCGCATGTTTTCAAGAGTGATGAAAATGATCATCTTCAGCAAAACAGGCCATCGGTCGGTTATTCGCTGTATATCGACATGAAAGCCTGGGAGCAGGAATTCTGGAAGAGTAATGATACATTAGCTGTTGCACAATTTTTTCATCAGTGTTATCAGGCTTACCAGTGTCATGTGTCGCTGGCCCGGCAGCTGGCCTGTCGGTTGAAACGAATTGGTCGTGTCACTGGATTCAAGCGAACATTAGAGATTCTCGGCTTGCTGGATATGATTTATGAGCATCGAGAAAAGATGCACATGCTTTCCGATGGAGGATGGCTGAAGATCATACCTGAAACCGAAGATACGCGCATGAGCAGAATCATTCGCTTTACACTCGAAGCCTATCATCGACCGATCAGCTTACAGGAAGTGGCGCGTGTTGCCAATCTTTCGGTGGAAGCCTTTTGCCGATATTTCAAAACGCATACCCGTAAAACCTATATCAGTTTTCTGAATGAAGTGCGTATTCATCATGCCTGTCGCTTGCTGGCCGAGAAAGAATTTACTTTCAGTGAAATCGCCTATCAGGTGGGATTCAGCAATCTTTCTTATTTCAACCGGATCTTCAAACGCGTTACCCACAAAACACCCGGTGAATATGCCTTAATGTTGGAGAAGCCATAG
- a CDS encoding NUDIX hydrolase, with the protein MIHKYKGEAHYLVAVDCIIFGFDGETLKILLIQRGFEPERGKWSLMGGFVKPEESLDEAANRILKKLTGLEGVYLEQLHAFGDPHRDPVERTISIAYFALIDIHKYQKQISEEYHAEWFPLNHIPELIFDHMEMVKLARRQLRYKASLHPILFELLPPKFTIPQLQNLYEGIYDTTFDKRNFSRKVLSTGLLIKQPDKDKSNSKKGAFYYKLDRKKYRANFQAFLRFVPNPDKLIV; encoded by the coding sequence ATGATTCATAAATATAAAGGCGAGGCCCACTACCTGGTTGCCGTAGATTGCATCATCTTTGGCTTCGATGGAGAAACGCTGAAAATTCTACTCATCCAGCGCGGCTTTGAACCCGAACGCGGGAAATGGAGCCTGATGGGAGGATTCGTGAAACCCGAAGAAAGTCTGGATGAAGCGGCCAACCGCATCCTGAAAAAGCTCACCGGACTGGAAGGCGTGTATCTGGAACAACTGCATGCTTTCGGCGACCCGCATCGCGACCCGGTGGAGCGCACCATCAGCATCGCCTATTTTGCCCTTATCGATATCCATAAATATCAGAAACAGATCAGCGAAGAATATCACGCCGAATGGTTTCCCTTAAACCATATTCCTGAATTGATTTTCGATCACATGGAAATGGTGAAGCTCGCCCGCCGGCAACTCCGCTACAAGGCCTCCCTCCATCCTATCCTCTTTGAACTGCTGCCGCCTAAGTTCACCATCCCGCAGTTGCAAAATTTATACGAAGGGATCTATGATACCACCTTTGATAAACGCAATTTCAGTCGTAAAGTGCTTTCCACCGGCCTGTTGATCAAGCAACCCGACAAGGATAAGTCCAATTCCAAGAAAGGTGCATTTTATTACAAACTGGATCGTAAAAAATACCGGGCCAACTTTCAGGCCTTCCTGCGCTTCGTACCCAACCCCGATAAGTTGATTGTATAA
- the cysM gene encoding cysteine synthase CysM, whose amino-acid sequence MATLLDTIGNTPLVELRHLSPSPQVQIFAKLEGHNPGGSVKDRPAYYMIKNALARGDIRPGMSLIEATSGNTGIALAMIARLFDLQIELVMPSSSTRERVLTMQAFGARVTLVENMEAARDYAAEKSATGRYFELNQFANPDNALAHYETTGPEIWRDTRHQITHFVSAMGTTGTIMGCSRFLKEQNPHIQIIGCQPAEGACIPGIRKWPEAYLPKIYDPARVDRLIEISEDEATRMARRLAAEEGIFAGMSTGGAAAAALRVAREIDQGLIVFIACDRGDRYLSSALFDASAS is encoded by the coding sequence ATGGCTACTTTACTGGATACCATCGGAAATACACCACTGGTTGAGCTCCGGCACCTTTCACCCAGTCCTCAGGTGCAGATCTTCGCCAAGCTGGAAGGACACAATCCGGGAGGAAGTGTAAAAGACAGGCCGGCGTATTACATGATCAAAAATGCACTGGCGCGGGGCGATATCCGACCCGGCATGTCGCTTATCGAAGCCACCAGCGGAAATACGGGCATCGCACTGGCCATGATCGCTCGCCTGTTCGACCTGCAAATCGAACTGGTTATGCCGTCCAGCTCCACCCGTGAGCGGGTGCTCACCATGCAGGCTTTTGGAGCCCGGGTAACGCTGGTAGAAAACATGGAAGCCGCCCGTGATTATGCGGCCGAAAAATCCGCTACCGGTCGATATTTTGAGCTGAACCAATTTGCCAACCCCGACAATGCGCTTGCCCATTACGAAACCACAGGCCCCGAAATCTGGCGGGATACCCGGCATCAGATCACCCATTTCGTGAGTGCCATGGGTACAACGGGCACCATCATGGGTTGCTCGCGTTTTCTGAAAGAGCAAAATCCACATATCCAGATCATCGGCTGTCAGCCTGCAGAAGGGGCCTGCATTCCCGGCATCCGCAAATGGCCCGAAGCCTATCTTCCCAAAATCTATGATCCCGCGCGGGTCGACCGGCTCATCGAGATCTCGGAAGATGAAGCCACCCGCATGGCCCGGCGTCTGGCCGCCGAAGAAGGCATCTTTGCCGGCATGAGTACAGGTGGCGCTGCTGCCGCCGCCCTGCGTGTGGCCCGGGAAATAGATCAGGGGCTCATTGTGTTTATTGCTTGCGACCGGGGCGATCGTTACCTGTCGAGTGCGCTGTTCGACGCGAGCGCTTCTTGA
- the epsC gene encoding serine O-acetyltransferase EpsC, giving the protein MDIVPPNEEIAGWANDLICLLYPEHSRCLFRSLQEIEDNFYRLKDRLIHILNATQACRKADNAGIVEAFFDQVPALYETLNTDVEAIVMGDPAARSHFEVIRAYPGFQAIAIYRIAHALHVLGVPLIPRILTEHAHSQTGIDIHPGAEIDEYFFIDHGTGIVIGETTRIGKHVKIYQGATLGALSVDKSMASQKRHPTVEDYVVIYSGATILGGDTVIGHHSIIGGNVWLTRSVPPGSIVYHTPEITVEEGTIQM; this is encoded by the coding sequence ATGGATATCGTTCCGCCGAATGAAGAAATTGCGGGCTGGGCCAATGATCTCATCTGCCTGCTATACCCCGAGCATTCCCGTTGCCTGTTTCGCTCGCTCCAGGAAATTGAAGATAATTTTTACCGGCTTAAAGACCGGCTCATCCATATTTTAAACGCCACCCAGGCCTGTCGAAAAGCCGATAACGCAGGGATTGTCGAGGCCTTTTTCGACCAGGTTCCGGCTTTATATGAAACCCTGAATACCGATGTGGAGGCCATTGTGATGGGCGATCCGGCGGCCAGAAGCCATTTCGAGGTCATTCGTGCCTATCCGGGTTTTCAGGCTATTGCTATCTACCGCATCGCGCATGCGCTGCATGTGCTGGGCGTGCCGCTTATTCCACGCATCCTTACGGAACATGCGCATTCACAAACCGGTATAGATATCCATCCAGGTGCGGAAATCGATGAATATTTTTTCATTGATCATGGCACCGGCATTGTCATCGGGGAAACGACACGCATCGGCAAACATGTGAAAATCTATCAAGGAGCTACACTCGGGGCGTTGAGCGTGGATAAAAGCATGGCTTCCCAGAAGCGCCACCCCACTGTGGAAGATTATGTGGTGATTTATTCGGGAGCAACGATCCTGGGGGGCGACACGGTGATCGGCCACCACAGCATCATCGGTGGTAATGTATGGCTTACCCGTAGCGTGCCTCCGGGCTCCATTGTGTATCATACGCCTGAAATCACCGTCGAAGAAGGCACCATTCAAATGTAA
- a CDS encoding sugar phosphate isomerase/epimerase: protein MNRRDFLKSGTLSLAGMALWPEALSAGRFPDTILGIQLYSVRDDMQKNPADTLQQLARIGYRYVEHAGYANRKFYGYTPKAFKQLLSQTGLSMPSGHVVLKPTDWDEARKTFTDDWKYTLEDAATVGQQFIISPWMDESLRNDYDRFMHFLDIMNRCGELCHQYHLQFGYHNHDFEFNTSLRGQRMYDLILQHTYPRLVAQQIDIGNMYGAGGRAQQILKEYPGRFLLMHVKDEIRTTHAGEMGEKYESCILGKGVIPVHQIVDEGRTIGGTRYFIVEQESYQGQTPLSCVAADYAVMKQWGY from the coding sequence ATGAACCGACGAGATTTCCTGAAAAGCGGCACACTCAGCCTGGCCGGTATGGCCCTGTGGCCCGAAGCCTTATCTGCAGGTCGTTTTCCTGACACCATACTGGGTATTCAACTCTATTCCGTGCGCGACGATATGCAAAAAAATCCGGCCGACACCCTCCAGCAGCTCGCCCGCATCGGTTATCGATATGTGGAACATGCAGGCTATGCCAACCGAAAATTCTATGGATATACACCCAAAGCATTCAAGCAGCTGTTAAGCCAAACGGGCCTGTCCATGCCCAGCGGACATGTAGTCTTGAAACCTACCGACTGGGATGAAGCCCGAAAAACCTTTACCGACGACTGGAAATATACCCTTGAAGATGCGGCTACCGTGGGACAGCAATTCATCATCAGTCCCTGGATGGATGAAAGTCTACGTAACGATTATGACCGGTTCATGCATTTTCTCGATATCATGAATCGTTGTGGTGAACTCTGCCATCAATATCACCTGCAATTTGGTTATCACAACCACGATTTCGAATTCAATACTTCGCTCCGGGGCCAGCGCATGTACGACCTGATCCTGCAACACACCTATCCCCGGCTGGTGGCTCAACAAATCGATATCGGAAACATGTATGGCGCCGGTGGACGTGCCCAGCAAATCTTGAAAGAATACCCCGGGCGTTTCCTGCTGATGCACGTCAAAGACGAAATCCGCACCACCCATGCGGGTGAGATGGGTGAGAAATACGAAAGCTGTATCCTCGGCAAAGGCGTCATTCCCGTTCACCAGATCGTAGATGAAGGCCGCACCATCGGCGGCACACGCTATTTCATCGTGGAACAGGAATCCTATCAGGGACAAACTCCGTTGAGCTGTGTGGCAGCCGATTACGCCGTGATGAAACAGTGGGGCTACTGA
- a CDS encoding polysaccharide biosynthesis C-terminal domain-containing protein has product MPFHLHLRHNLTGRLLFLCTQLFFNTLFIRLLGPHGNGQLALLTTNTNFLVLIVGLGMDAAVVYDVARQKRNTAERLRYLYSVFIVQVLLICGFSILFQYCFGYAYFGYPTPWGVVYAAALLLSNYGVALWNGEKHFRVVYQVMISIYVLAILLFGVIDACRIQLSEAALLKLYIWMNVCIGLWLTAKYVYVHRRDLHFSFRSVAIFSKEWFRFGQLVCWANLFQYLAYRMDIWMVAFFLHKDQLGIYALAEKIIQTLWMIPSSMATVIFAYTDQVSDTAWFAGFFRLLRLVMWCFLLADVVLLFTGDYWMNLLFGPSFRAAWTPLRILLPGATVFVLNILLAAYFAACNRLHINLINSAICCMVIVLCDWWWIPRLGINGAAWASTLGYGISGLLAYLLFFRMHRLSWLAIFKWQPEDVKRLFSFLFR; this is encoded by the coding sequence ATGCCGTTTCATCTCCATCTCCGGCACAACCTTACGGGCAGACTGTTGTTTCTGTGCACACAATTGTTTTTCAACACCTTGTTCATTCGCTTACTGGGTCCACATGGCAATGGTCAACTGGCATTGCTCACCACCAATACAAACTTTCTGGTATTGATTGTTGGGCTGGGAATGGATGCTGCGGTGGTATATGATGTAGCCAGACAAAAACGTAATACCGCAGAACGCTTGCGCTATCTGTACAGTGTTTTTATCGTGCAGGTGTTGTTGATATGCGGTTTCAGCATTCTGTTTCAGTATTGCTTCGGATATGCTTATTTCGGATATCCTACTCCCTGGGGTGTTGTGTATGCGGCCGCATTGCTACTGAGTAATTATGGGGTAGCTCTATGGAACGGCGAAAAGCATTTTCGCGTGGTGTATCAGGTGATGATATCCATTTATGTACTGGCCATTTTGCTGTTCGGTGTGATTGATGCATGTCGTATTCAGCTTTCAGAAGCCGCGTTATTAAAATTGTATATCTGGATGAATGTATGCATAGGCTTATGGCTCACAGCAAAATATGTTTATGTTCATCGTCGTGATTTGCATTTTTCTTTCCGATCTGTTGCTATTTTTAGTAAAGAATGGTTTCGTTTCGGTCAACTGGTATGCTGGGCAAATTTGTTTCAATATCTTGCCTATCGGATGGATATCTGGATGGTGGCTTTTTTTCTGCATAAAGATCAACTGGGTATATATGCACTTGCGGAAAAAATCATCCAGACGCTGTGGATGATTCCTTCTTCAATGGCGACGGTGATATTTGCATATACCGATCAGGTTTCAGACACAGCTTGGTTTGCTGGATTTTTCAGGTTGCTCAGGTTGGTGATGTGGTGCTTTTTATTGGCGGATGTGGTATTGTTGTTTACGGGCGATTACTGGATGAACTTGCTTTTTGGACCTTCATTTCGGGCTGCATGGACTCCTTTGCGGATTTTATTGCCTGGAGCAACTGTGTTTGTATTGAACATTTTACTTGCGGCCTATTTTGCAGCATGCAATAGGTTACACATCAATCTGATCAATTCTGCAATTTGCTGCATGGTGATTGTCCTGTGCGATTGGTGGTGGATACCCCGGCTGGGCATTAACGGTGCTGCATGGGCGTCAACGCTGGGTTATGGCATCAGTGGCCTACTGGCCTATTTGCTATTTTTCCGCATGCATCGGCTTTCCTGGTTGGCCATATTCAAATGGCAGCCTGAGGATGTAAAACGATTGTTTTCATTTCTTTTTCGTTAA
- a CDS encoding glycosyltransferase — MCARKNILWLVSWYPDREQPVNGDFIERHALVASTIVNVIVLHIAWDAQLSAARIEKDDTHAPHLMVYRWYDAPSTCSITWLRKLHQFWKYFRGVIQGFRTIQQAHTPLDCIHVHVCWKAGLTALCLKWLSGKSYLLSEHASYFQPASPHAYWQDHPWKRWMIRLILRGASLWLPVSENLGHHMQTIAGRKQVYVLPNAVDTSLFTYREAGYHREFRTFIHVSDLQPHKRPGTIIAAFEQVAPRLPEWRLLLVGPIRNDVKHRWQQSPYADRIYFTGWLKPPEVAMHLQHADVFVLYSDYENQPCALLEALCCGLPVVASSVGGIAEVVNERNGRLIPPNNLQVLSDALLDVANRIDDFDRVAISLEARTRFGYPAIAEHFRRIYTAYCAS, encoded by the coding sequence ATGTGTGCCCGAAAAAACATACTCTGGCTGGTGAGCTGGTATCCTGATCGGGAACAGCCCGTGAATGGTGATTTCATTGAACGGCACGCACTCGTGGCCAGTACAATCGTAAACGTGATCGTATTGCATATCGCCTGGGATGCGCAGCTATCGGCAGCCCGAATAGAAAAAGATGATACACATGCTCCGCATCTTATGGTATATCGCTGGTATGATGCACCTTCCACGTGTAGCATTACCTGGCTTAGGAAATTGCATCAATTCTGGAAATATTTCCGGGGAGTGATACAAGGCTTTCGAACAATTCAACAGGCGCATACACCCCTGGATTGCATCCATGTGCATGTGTGCTGGAAAGCAGGGCTCACAGCCTTATGTTTGAAATGGCTATCCGGAAAATCCTATTTGTTATCTGAACATGCCAGTTATTTTCAGCCGGCCTCGCCTCATGCATACTGGCAGGATCATCCATGGAAACGCTGGATGATCAGGCTTATCCTGCGGGGAGCTTCTTTGTGGTTGCCTGTCTCCGAGAATCTCGGACATCACATGCAGACTATTGCTGGCCGCAAACAGGTGTATGTATTGCCCAATGCAGTGGATACATCACTATTCACCTACCGGGAAGCCGGCTATCATCGCGAATTCCGCACATTTATTCATGTATCTGATTTACAGCCTCACAAACGGCCCGGGACAATTATTGCTGCTTTTGAGCAAGTAGCCCCCCGATTGCCTGAATGGCGGTTGCTCCTGGTAGGCCCCATCAGGAACGATGTAAAGCATAGATGGCAGCAAAGCCCTTATGCGGATAGGATTTATTTTACTGGCTGGTTAAAGCCTCCGGAAGTAGCTATGCACCTGCAGCATGCCGATGTATTTGTCCTGTACAGTGATTATGAAAACCAGCCCTGTGCCTTGCTGGAGGCTTTATGTTGTGGATTGCCTGTTGTCGCCTCATCTGTGGGCGGCATAGCCGAAGTAGTGAATGAAAGGAATGGACGACTGATTCCACCCAACAATTTGCAGGTCTTATCGGATGCCTTGTTAGATGTTGCGAACAGGATTGATGATTTTGACCGGGTAGCCATATCCCTTGAGGCCCGCACGCGTTTTGGATATCCCGCCATAGCGGAACATTTCAGGCGCATCTACACTGCTTATTGCGCAAGTTGA
- a CDS encoding thioesterase family protein, with amino-acid sequence MSRIKLHVPANLPYVTEIPVRIQDINYGGHLGHDALISILQEARLQFLQTLGCTELDACGTGLIMGYLSVVYLQEGHYGDLLRIGMGVREMQRVTVEFCYAVSAIRSGQSVPLAEAITGMVCFDYANRKVQAVPAELKDKLNPYRVMSSPS; translated from the coding sequence ATGAGCAGAATAAAATTGCATGTTCCGGCAAACCTACCTTATGTAACGGAAATTCCTGTTCGCATACAGGATATCAACTATGGAGGTCATCTCGGGCATGATGCACTGATCAGCATTTTACAGGAAGCCCGGCTGCAATTTCTCCAAACACTGGGTTGCACCGAACTCGATGCCTGCGGCACGGGATTGATTATGGGATACCTGTCGGTGGTATATCTGCAGGAAGGGCATTACGGCGATCTACTGCGGATTGGTATGGGTGTTCGTGAAATGCAGCGCGTTACTGTGGAATTCTGTTACGCTGTATCAGCCATTCGTTCCGGACAGTCCGTACCGCTTGCAGAAGCAATTACGGGGATGGTATGTTTTGATTATGCAAATCGCAAGGTACAAGCCGTGCCTGCGGAGCTGAAAGATAAGCTGAACCCCTATCGGGTGATGAGCTCACCATCCTGA
- the rdgB gene encoding RdgB/HAM1 family non-canonical purine NTP pyrophosphatase, which produces MPTLIFATHNPHKLQEVRSLLPVSIRVLSLQDVDYRDPIPEPYDSLEENSRIKALTIYEALQQDCFAEDSGLEVQALQGAPGARSARFAGENVSDAEHIALLLARMAGISHREAQFRTVITLIWKGKLFQVQGICKGYITATPRGREGFGYDPIFIPEGSQQTFAEMHLDEKNQFSHRAKAIRALYELINRLSAESSIS; this is translated from the coding sequence ATGCCCACCCTGATATTTGCCACACATAACCCACATAAATTACAGGAGGTTCGCTCATTATTGCCGGTATCCATTCGGGTGTTGAGTTTGCAGGATGTTGACTACAGGGATCCGATACCTGAACCTTATGATTCGCTGGAAGAAAATTCCCGGATCAAAGCCCTGACGATTTACGAAGCCTTGCAACAGGATTGTTTTGCAGAGGATAGCGGGCTGGAAGTTCAGGCGCTGCAGGGTGCGCCCGGAGCACGATCGGCCCGATTTGCGGGTGAAAACGTCAGCGATGCCGAGCACATCGCACTGCTGCTTGCACGTATGGCGGGAATTAGCCATCGTGAAGCTCAATTTCGCACCGTGATTACACTGATCTGGAAAGGAAAATTGTTTCAGGTACAGGGTATCTGTAAAGGATATATTACCGCTACACCCCGCGGCCGGGAAGGTTTTGGATATGATCCGATTTTCATTCCAGAAGGCAGCCAGCAAACATTTGCGGAAATGCATCTGGATGAAAAAAATCAATTCAGCCATCGGGCGAAAGCCATCCGGGCGTTGTATGAGCTCATTAACCGGCTGAGTGCTGAATCATCTATATCATGA
- a CDS encoding branched-chain amino acid aminotransferase: protein MESTSVLHELKITPVTRSRVKEVDFTRLGFGKIFSDHMLVADFADGQWQQPEIVPFQPISISPSNATLHYGQAIFEGLKAYRTQQGDVVIFRPYDNFKRFNLSADRLDMPAVPEEIFIDGMKKLVDLDRAWVPQQPDSSLYIRPFMIAMDEYIGVRSSLRYRFMIITSPAGAYYNKPVKLYVQDKYVRAFPGGTGYAKTAGNYAASLKPTREVQEMGYDQILWTDGIHHRYLQECGTMNVFVIIGDTAITPDLTEGTILAGVTRSSVITLLHDEGIQVEERPISIDEVVRAHQEGQLKEIFGTGTAASISYVNELTYRDHHIIFDIAQWKIAPAILQKLNDIKVGKLPDRYGWNVKV from the coding sequence ATGGAATCAACTTCTGTTTTACATGAATTGAAGATCACACCCGTGACGAGAAGTCGAGTTAAGGAAGTGGACTTTACCCGACTTGGATTCGGGAAAATTTTCTCCGATCATATGTTGGTTGCTGATTTTGCCGATGGACAATGGCAACAGCCCGAAATCGTACCTTTTCAACCCATTTCAATCAGTCCATCTAATGCCACCTTGCATTATGGTCAGGCTATCTTTGAAGGATTGAAAGCCTATCGCACACAACAGGGAGATGTGGTTATTTTCAGGCCTTATGACAATTTCAAACGCTTTAACCTTTCGGCAGACCGGCTGGATATGCCTGCAGTTCCGGAAGAAATCTTCATTGATGGGATGAAGAAATTGGTGGATCTGGATCGTGCATGGGTACCCCAGCAGCCCGATAGTTCGTTATACATTCGGCCCTTCATGATCGCCATGGATGAATACATCGGAGTGCGCTCATCGCTGCGCTATCGTTTCATGATTATTACTTCGCCGGCAGGGGCTTATTACAATAAACCTGTGAAATTATATGTGCAGGATAAATATGTACGGGCATTTCCGGGAGGTACGGGTTATGCAAAGACTGCTGGCAATTATGCTGCTTCCCTGAAACCTACCCGCGAAGTGCAGGAAATGGGCTATGATCAAATTTTATGGACTGATGGCATCCACCATCGTTATTTGCAGGAATGTGGTACCATGAATGTATTTGTGATCATTGGCGATACAGCCATCACCCCTGATCTCACGGAAGGTACCATTCTGGCGGGCGTTACCCGCAGTAGTGTCATCACGCTGCTGCACGACGAAGGCATACAGGTAGAGGAACGTCCGATTAGCATAGATGAGGTGGTTCGTGCACATCAGGAAGGCCAGCTTAAAGAAATATTCGGAACGGGTACAGCTGCCAGCATTAGTTATGTGAATGAGCTCACCTATCGCGATCATCACATCATATTTGATATTGCTCAGTGGAAAATTGCTCCAGCCATTCTGCAAAAATTAAACGATATCAAGGTGGGTAAATTACCCGACCGCTATGGTTGGAATGTGAAGGTTTGA
- the rpsL gene encoding 30S ribosomal protein S12 has translation MPTIQQLVRKGREIVRAKSKSRALDGCPQRRGVCTRVYTTTPKKPNSALRKVAKVRLTNKVEVIAYIPGEGHNLQEHSIVLVRGGRVKDLPGVRYHIVRGALDTAGVKDRKKGRSKYGTKKEKAKK, from the coding sequence ATGCCAACGATACAGCAACTTGTAAGAAAAGGCAGGGAGATTGTTCGAGCCAAATCTAAATCCAGAGCACTGGATGGTTGTCCGCAACGTAGAGGTGTATGCACCCGTGTGTACACAACCACACCCAAAAAACCTAACTCTGCGCTGCGCAAGGTCGCAAAGGTGAGGTTGACCAACAAGGTAGAGGTTATTGCATATATCCCCGGTGAGGGACACAATCTGCAGGAGCACTCCATTGTGCTGGTGAGGGGTGGTCGTGTAAAAGATTTACCCGGCGTGCGCTACCATATTGTGCGTGGAGCCCTGGATACGGCCGGAGTAAAAGATCGGAAAAAAGGCCGTTCGAAATATGGCACCAAAAAGGAAAAGGCTAAAAAATAA
- the rpsG gene encoding 30S ribosomal protein S7 codes for MRKQAAKKRPLQPDPRFQDEMVTRFINNILRRGKKSLASKIFYQAIDLITQQTGEDGYEVWKRALSNVMPAIEVRSRRIGGATFQIPTEVRPDRKISLSMKWLISYAKERHGKSMAEKLAAEIIAASKGEGGAFKKKEDTHRMAEANKAFSHFRI; via the coding sequence ATGAGAAAGCAAGCTGCTAAAAAGCGTCCCTTGCAGCCTGATCCCCGGTTTCAGGACGAAATGGTTACCCGGTTCATCAACAATATTCTTCGCCGGGGTAAAAAAAGCCTCGCTTCCAAAATTTTTTATCAGGCCATAGACCTGATTACCCAACAAACCGGAGAAGATGGATATGAAGTCTGGAAACGTGCATTGAGTAATGTGATGCCGGCCATTGAAGTGAGAAGCCGTAGAATTGGTGGTGCTACCTTTCAGATTCCTACGGAAGTAAGGCCGGATCGCAAAATTTCGCTCAGCATGAAGTGGTTGATCAGTTATGCCAAGGAACGTCATGGGAAGAGCATGGCCGAAAAACTCGCAGCCGAAATTATTGCTGCCAGTAAAGGTGAAGGAGGTGCTTTTAAGAAAAAAGAAGATACCCATCGTATGGCAGAAGCCAACAAGGCCTTCTCTCATTTCCGGATTTGA